In Devosia litorisediminis, one genomic interval encodes:
- a CDS encoding glycosyltransferase has product MGKRVVFHTASLRGGGSERVFTLMANALAGRGHKVTLFTWNADGPNATLLSPAVSLVSLDLPIHGEGYGKIGTIRGIFQSALFFRRHRPDAVFSAPEFANLAISMALRLSASRARFFPSFHAAAGLPSTTFGANLAVTLSDLVRSRASKAIAVSQGIGQDLEARGFDRQRIAIINNPLPPKQSKPSVDDRWQTDLAAMGKATVIATAGRLVPVKDHKTLIAAFARLRQTHEARLVIFGEGPLAADLRNQADALGIGQSVLLPGYVNDLTDCYKAADMFVLSSTSEGFGNVLIEAMAEGVPVISTDAPYGPREILGDGLYGALVPVGDTQALAKAMASMMDRPTDRQALRQRAKDFDIDLIADRYEALLS; this is encoded by the coding sequence GTGGGTAAACGCGTCGTCTTCCACACGGCCAGCCTGCGGGGCGGTGGCTCTGAACGCGTCTTTACGCTGATGGCGAACGCCCTTGCAGGGCGCGGTCATAAGGTGACGCTCTTCACCTGGAACGCTGACGGCCCTAATGCCACACTGCTCTCGCCCGCAGTCAGCCTGGTGTCGCTCGACCTGCCGATCCACGGTGAAGGCTATGGCAAGATCGGCACGATCCGGGGCATTTTTCAATCCGCGCTGTTCTTCCGCCGACACCGGCCAGACGCGGTTTTCTCTGCCCCCGAATTTGCCAATCTCGCCATTTCCATGGCGTTGAGACTGTCAGCCAGCAGGGCGAGGTTCTTCCCCAGTTTCCACGCGGCAGCCGGCCTGCCATCAACGACCTTTGGCGCCAACCTGGCCGTCACCTTGTCTGATCTGGTGCGTAGCCGGGCCAGCAAGGCCATCGCGGTCTCCCAAGGCATAGGCCAGGACCTGGAGGCCCGTGGTTTTGACAGGCAACGCATCGCCATCATCAACAATCCACTGCCCCCAAAACAGAGCAAGCCATCGGTCGATGATCGCTGGCAAACCGATCTTGCGGCGATGGGCAAAGCTACCGTCATTGCGACCGCAGGCCGATTGGTCCCGGTCAAAGATCACAAGACACTGATTGCGGCCTTCGCCCGATTGCGGCAAACGCACGAGGCTCGGCTGGTGATATTTGGGGAAGGCCCCTTGGCGGCGGACCTGCGCAATCAGGCCGACGCACTTGGCATCGGACAGAGCGTGCTGCTGCCCGGTTACGTCAATGATTTGACGGATTGCTACAAGGCAGCGGACATGTTCGTCCTGTCTTCAACCAGCGAAGGCTTTGGCAACGTGCTCATTGAAGCCATGGCTGAAGGCGTACCCGTTATATCCACCGACGCCCCTTATGGGCCACGCGAGATTCTGGGCGATGGACTCTATGGCGCGTTGGTGCCTGTGGGGGATACACAGGCGCTCGCCAAAGCCATGGCCAGCATGATGGATCGGCCAACAGATCGCCAGGCCCTGAGACAACGCGCCAAGGATTTCGATATCGATTTGATTGCGGACCGTTATGAAGCGCTTTTGAGCTAG
- a CDS encoding sugar transferase yields MYQDSVTTRNAELRRRRRFKIPSRVYFGYALAAFEGVVAAAIALAISLLMTDPLISEGRAAALALPLMAVLYGAFSHASSERALASSQSRPNLLAAATHWAIAVAVVWLCSLLITGEFISPTPQTWQWLLIGAALLMIVRWALYARVRTMMSAGQFQIDRTALVGNADSIRRFERDARIWQQGAQVVATRALEHDSENTSAAGFDDFVKICVERRCDHVLFLDGPVGSPTTSALMQACRPFAINVAFAPQRQDERYLDVLSIGPGNAVRVMRKPLTDGDRMIKRTLDIVAAIIALVLFGPIILGTALLVRITSPGPILFRQERRGFNGKSFYILKFRSMTVTEDGRAMTPAIAGDSRITRLGRFLRRSSIDELPQLLNVLRGDMSMVGPRPHAISHDAELSRRFAQYAQRQRIKPGITGWAQVNGFRGEIISQSQLDGRISHDIAYAENWSLGLDVKILMLTLSSPLAHAAAY; encoded by the coding sequence ATGTATCAAGACAGCGTCACAACCAGAAATGCTGAACTTCGGCGTCGGCGCCGTTTCAAGATCCCTAGTCGAGTTTATTTTGGCTATGCTCTGGCAGCCTTTGAAGGTGTCGTTGCCGCGGCAATCGCCCTCGCCATCTCATTGCTGATGACCGACCCACTAATATCTGAAGGTCGCGCCGCCGCGCTGGCACTGCCCCTGATGGCTGTGCTTTACGGTGCATTTTCCCATGCCTCTTCCGAGCGTGCGCTCGCCTCAAGCCAGTCTCGTCCCAACCTTCTGGCCGCCGCCACGCACTGGGCAATTGCGGTCGCAGTAGTTTGGCTTTGCAGCCTGCTGATCACGGGAGAGTTCATTAGCCCAACGCCTCAGACCTGGCAGTGGCTTCTGATCGGTGCCGCGCTTCTGATGATCGTGCGCTGGGCCCTCTACGCTCGCGTGCGTACCATGATGAGCGCCGGACAGTTCCAGATTGACCGCACTGCACTTGTTGGCAACGCCGACTCGATCCGCCGGTTCGAGCGAGACGCCCGCATTTGGCAACAAGGTGCCCAGGTGGTTGCGACCCGGGCTCTTGAACACGACAGTGAAAACACCTCAGCCGCCGGCTTTGATGACTTCGTCAAAATCTGTGTCGAGCGCCGCTGCGATCATGTCCTGTTTCTCGATGGTCCCGTCGGATCCCCGACCACTTCGGCTCTGATGCAGGCGTGCAGGCCCTTTGCCATAAACGTCGCATTCGCGCCCCAGCGTCAGGACGAGAGATACCTCGATGTTCTTTCGATCGGACCGGGCAACGCCGTTCGGGTGATGCGTAAGCCGCTCACTGACGGCGACCGTATGATCAAGCGCACCTTGGACATCGTCGCTGCGATCATTGCGTTGGTGTTGTTCGGACCCATAATTCTAGGCACTGCTCTGCTTGTCAGGATTACCAGCCCCGGACCGATCCTGTTCCGTCAGGAACGCCGCGGCTTCAACGGCAAGAGCTTCTACATTCTCAAGTTCCGCTCCATGACGGTAACCGAGGATGGCCGCGCAATGACCCCCGCCATAGCCGGTGACAGCCGCATCACGCGTTTGGGTCGCTTCCTGCGTCGCTCCAGTATTGATGAGCTGCCCCAATTGCTCAATGTGCTGCGCGGCGACATGAGCATGGTGGGCCCTCGCCCACACGCTATCTCGCATGATGCCGAACTCAGCCGCCGCTTTGCGCAGTACGCACAGCGCCAGCGCATCAAGCCGGGCATTACCGGGTGGGCTCAAGTCAACGGATTTCGTGGCGAGATCATCAGCCAGTCTCAGCTTGATGGCCGCATATCCCATGACATTGCCTATGCTGAAAACTGGTCACTCGGGCTGGATGTCAAAATCCTGATGCTGACCTTATCCTCTCCGCTGGCGCACGCCGCAGCGTACTGA
- a CDS encoding ABC transporter substrate-binding protein gives MTNPLLAVALLALTLIVPTQAREITHAMGVTEVPDAPVRVAILTNEGTEALLHLGVVPVGAAQSWQGNPFYPHLADQLADTVSLGTETAINLEVLASLEPDIIIGTVFRHEKVYEQLSAIAPTILSATIGPQWLENYAFYGQAVGLGDKAQANVAAFKDRAAALGEAIGDGVNEEVSLVRFAPGRTRIYSDHSFAGVVLDLVGFQRPALQRSEDTFVQIGKERIPEMDADRIFYFAPDDDNAESMANLGEWLNDPLFLQLDATEAGKATRVRELSWNLGGGIYSAYMMLDEIADIYDVTLPAQAD, from the coding sequence ATGACCAATCCTCTGCTCGCCGTAGCGCTTTTAGCGCTTACCCTGATCGTGCCGACACAGGCGCGTGAAATTACCCATGCCATGGGTGTTACCGAGGTGCCCGACGCACCGGTGCGCGTCGCCATCCTGACCAATGAGGGCACAGAAGCGCTGTTGCATCTTGGCGTGGTGCCTGTGGGTGCCGCCCAGTCATGGCAAGGCAACCCGTTCTATCCACATCTGGCTGACCAGCTGGCCGACACGGTTTCTCTGGGCACCGAAACCGCCATCAATCTTGAAGTACTGGCATCGCTTGAGCCCGACATCATCATCGGGACGGTGTTTCGCCACGAGAAGGTCTACGAACAGCTTTCCGCCATTGCGCCGACAATCCTGTCGGCAACCATCGGGCCTCAATGGCTCGAAAACTATGCGTTTTACGGGCAGGCCGTTGGCCTTGGCGACAAGGCCCAGGCAAATGTCGCCGCATTCAAGGACCGTGCTGCCGCGCTTGGCGAAGCGATTGGTGACGGAGTGAACGAGGAAGTCTCCCTCGTGCGCTTTGCACCCGGCCGCACCCGCATCTATTCCGACCACTCCTTTGCCGGAGTGGTGCTTGATCTGGTCGGTTTTCAGCGCCCCGCCTTGCAGCGCAGCGAGGATACTTTCGTGCAGATCGGCAAGGAGCGTATTCCCGAGATGGACGCAGACCGCATCTTCTACTTCGCGCCAGACGACGACAATGCGGAATCGATGGCCAATCTGGGCGAATGGCTGAACGACCCACTCTTCCTGCAGCTGGACGCCACAGAAGCGGGCAAGGCCACGCGCGTCCGCGAACTGAGCTGGAACCTCGGCGGTGGCATCTACAGCGCCTATATGATGCTCGACGAAATCGCCGACATCTACGATGTCACCCTGCCCGCGCAGGCTGACTAG
- a CDS encoding GumC family protein: MADIAPPSDRRTGARAYARLGGEQNWRAPAPANTAQAPSTPNTVTLDKIGDFLELDFGRLFVWLRNGLILTAILAIIGTVLGGAFAVLSKPRYTVTTDIMIDPANLQVVEGDVFSQPGQVDGQLLIAGSKLRVLTSRNVLTRVVADLDLVNDTEFYDTTPPLFSLPNFSGGGTASASTEDPSVIAVRALSERVATKSDEKSFVASLMVSSESTDKAIAISAGIVQAFRDELAEAEADGASRAATSLDNRLDELKTDVQAAEERVQTFRRENKLAMSGDGQLVSTQTMNALNAQVVAAQARVIEARTTYDALAAAGAQANPSTGTAATSLPALRDRAGALQQQLLSQSMLLGPRHPTIVGLTAELDAVQTQIRTEIDRAVASAKTALDDAETNLAALTAESANLTSAVFTDNDLQVQLRELERDATSKTVIYESFLSRARQITEREQIDTTNVRVISTAVPPKGRSWPPRTVLVMGIGGFLGLFLGMVIAVCVGIWRDMRNPPAAQTAPQ, encoded by the coding sequence ATGGCCGACATTGCCCCACCGTCCGATCGCCGCACCGGTGCTCGCGCTTACGCGCGGCTCGGGGGCGAACAGAATTGGCGCGCGCCGGCCCCCGCAAACACGGCGCAAGCCCCCAGCACACCAAATACAGTGACGCTCGACAAGATCGGTGATTTTCTCGAACTTGATTTCGGACGCCTCTTTGTATGGCTGCGTAATGGTCTGATACTGACAGCAATTCTGGCCATCATTGGCACTGTCCTGGGCGGCGCTTTTGCGGTGCTAAGCAAGCCACGCTACACCGTGACCACTGACATCATGATCGATCCCGCCAATCTTCAGGTAGTCGAAGGGGATGTATTTTCCCAGCCTGGTCAGGTTGATGGCCAACTGCTCATCGCTGGCAGCAAGCTGCGGGTACTGACCTCGCGCAACGTCCTGACACGTGTAGTCGCCGATCTGGACCTGGTTAATGACACCGAGTTTTACGACACCACGCCACCGCTGTTTTCCCTGCCAAACTTTTCTGGCGGCGGTACTGCCAGTGCCAGCACTGAAGATCCCTCGGTAATAGCAGTCCGCGCGCTGAGCGAACGCGTTGCCACCAAGTCGGACGAGAAATCCTTCGTGGCAAGTCTGATGGTATCCTCGGAATCCACCGACAAGGCCATCGCCATTTCGGCTGGCATCGTTCAGGCGTTCCGTGATGAACTCGCCGAAGCCGAGGCGGACGGGGCGTCTCGCGCCGCCACGTCACTTGATAACCGCCTTGATGAACTCAAGACCGATGTGCAGGCTGCCGAGGAGAGGGTCCAGACCTTCCGCCGCGAAAACAAACTTGCAATGTCGGGTGACGGGCAACTGGTCAGCACCCAGACCATGAACGCCCTCAATGCTCAGGTCGTCGCCGCACAGGCGCGTGTCATTGAAGCCCGCACCACCTATGATGCGCTCGCCGCCGCTGGCGCACAGGCCAACCCGTCGACGGGCACAGCCGCTACCAGCCTGCCCGCCCTGCGCGATCGCGCAGGCGCTCTGCAGCAACAGCTCCTGTCGCAGTCAATGCTGCTCGGCCCTCGCCACCCGACCATCGTGGGCCTGACTGCGGAACTGGACGCCGTGCAAACCCAGATCCGCACTGAAATCGATCGCGCTGTAGCATCGGCCAAGACCGCGCTGGATGACGCCGAGACTAACCTCGCTGCCCTGACCGCAGAGAGCGCTAACCTCACCAGCGCTGTCTTCACCGACAACGACCTGCAGGTTCAACTGCGCGAACTCGAGCGTGACGCAACATCCAAAACAGTAATCTACGAGAGCTTCCTGTCGCGGGCGCGGCAGATCACCGAGCGTGAACAGATTGATACGACCAACGTGCGCGTCATCTCCACTGCTGTGCCACCCAAAGGACGTTCGTGGCCGCCACGCACGGTCCTCGTGATGGGCATTGGTGGCTTCCTTGGACTCTTCTTGGGGATGGTGATCGCCGTTTGCGTCGGGATTTGGCGCGATATGCGCAACCCACCTGCCGCACAAACAGCACCGCAATAG
- a CDS encoding FecCD family ABC transporter permease, protein MALSITVGYRIYGPLQVWQALFAFDGSEAATVISTLRLPRAVIAPLVGAGLGIAGVQVQTLSRNRIASPDTLGLNAGASLAVVVASTVFGVGSLMGLSLTAALGALVTSLVVFAIAAGAGGLSPIRIVLIGVTIAGLGQSIVQIILTTNEAQLQNLLFWLAGSFVDRPMSLAINGGPFIVIGVAMALALARPLDAMQADDETASGLGVPVTLVRIGCFVSVSLLTGASVAMAGPVSFVGLVVPHAARRLVGLRHGRQIIAAGLFGAIYATLADVAARFVIFPVEAPVGAITAVVGGIVLVILLRRRAA, encoded by the coding sequence ATGGCACTGAGCATCACGGTGGGCTATCGCATCTATGGCCCGCTGCAGGTATGGCAGGCCCTGTTCGCTTTTGACGGCTCAGAAGCGGCTACGGTGATCAGCACACTACGCCTGCCGCGGGCGGTGATCGCGCCTCTGGTTGGCGCGGGGCTGGGTATTGCCGGGGTGCAGGTGCAGACCCTTTCGCGCAATCGCATCGCGTCGCCCGACACGCTAGGGCTCAATGCCGGCGCATCTTTGGCCGTCGTGGTCGCCAGCACGGTTTTTGGCGTTGGTTCCCTGATGGGGCTGTCACTGACGGCGGCATTGGGCGCCCTGGTCACCAGCCTTGTGGTGTTTGCCATAGCGGCCGGTGCCGGCGGGCTGTCGCCAATCCGTATCGTGCTGATCGGGGTGACCATTGCCGGGCTGGGGCAGTCGATCGTGCAGATCATCCTGACCACCAATGAGGCGCAGTTGCAGAACCTGCTGTTCTGGCTGGCGGGATCGTTCGTTGACCGTCCGATGAGCCTGGCCATCAATGGTGGCCCGTTTATCGTGATTGGCGTCGCCATGGCCCTGGCTTTGGCGCGCCCGCTTGATGCCATGCAGGCCGATGACGAAACGGCAAGCGGGTTGGGCGTGCCGGTGACGCTGGTGCGGATTGGCTGCTTTGTCTCGGTATCACTGCTGACCGGCGCCTCTGTCGCCATGGCCGGGCCTGTCAGCTTTGTGGGACTGGTCGTGCCGCATGCGGCGCGCCGATTGGTAGGGCTGCGCCATGGTCGCCAGATCATTGCCGCGGGTTTGTTTGGCGCCATTTATGCGACGCTGGCCGATGTGGCGGCACGCTTTGTGATTTTTCCGGTGGAAGCGCCCGTTGGCGCCATTACTGCAGTTGTTGGCGGCATTGTGCTGGTCATTCTGCTGCGCAGGAGGGCGGCATGA
- a CDS encoding FecCD family ABC transporter permease, with amino-acid sequence MSALNTSLFKARTPVALAIMVCAFALLALSGVAFGSSWIPMDQVASVILGAGEKTQRLIVLQLRLPRVVIAALAGGGMAVAGYLLQKVTRNALASPSVLGVIDGAALGVVLFLALLSNESNTLIIPIGYQPLAALAGAVLGITLVFLLSGRQSSSAVRLLLFGIAMAAVFKAMVMVLILIGPIYRASQASRWLAGSVNEINWSEIQITLVMLVPLLVMAVLAARKMPPADLDEVSARSIGLNLPVFRIVIFALAAGLTAVSVAFVGGVGFIGLMAPHLARLMVGRNVYAGLLGSFLLGAIMLVGADLIVRVLFSPVEVPAGTVTAVIGAPYFLFLLMSRQRHDG; translated from the coding sequence ATGAGCGCTCTGAACACCTCGCTCTTTAAAGCGCGCACGCCTGTCGCGCTGGCGATCATGGTGTGTGCCTTCGCGCTACTGGCCCTGAGCGGCGTTGCGTTTGGCTCCAGCTGGATCCCGATGGACCAGGTGGCATCGGTCATTCTGGGGGCGGGCGAGAAGACCCAACGGCTCATCGTGCTGCAATTGCGTCTGCCGCGCGTGGTGATCGCAGCGCTGGCCGGCGGTGGCATGGCTGTTGCGGGCTACCTGCTTCAGAAGGTGACCCGCAATGCACTGGCATCGCCAAGCGTGCTGGGCGTAATCGACGGGGCGGCACTTGGCGTGGTGCTGTTTCTGGCGCTGCTGTCCAATGAGTCCAACACCCTCATCATCCCGATTGGCTACCAGCCGCTGGCGGCGCTGGCCGGGGCAGTGCTGGGCATCACCCTGGTATTCTTGCTCAGCGGTCGCCAGTCGAGTTCGGCGGTGCGGCTGTTGTTGTTCGGTATCGCCATGGCGGCGGTGTTCAAGGCGATGGTCATGGTGCTGATCCTGATCGGCCCGATTTATCGCGCCAGCCAGGCATCGCGCTGGCTGGCCGGGTCAGTCAATGAGATCAACTGGAGCGAAATCCAGATTACGCTGGTGATGCTGGTGCCCTTGCTCGTTATGGCAGTATTGGCAGCGCGCAAAATGCCGCCCGCTGATCTAGATGAGGTATCGGCGCGCAGCATCGGGCTCAATCTGCCGGTGTTTCGTATCGTGATCTTTGCCCTTGCCGCCGGACTGACGGCTGTGTCGGTGGCGTTTGTCGGGGGTGTCGGCTTCATCGGTCTGATGGCGCCGCATCTGGCGCGCCTGATGGTAGGCCGCAATGTCTATGCCGGTCTGCTGGGCAGCTTCCTGCTCGGCGCAATCATGCTGGTCGGCGCCGATCTGATCGTGCGCGTGCTGTTCAGTCCCGTGGAAGTGCCTGCAGGCACCGTGACGGCGGTTATCGGCGCCCCCTATTTTCTCTTTCTTTTGATGAGTAGACAACGCCATGACGGATAG
- a CDS encoding ABC transporter substrate-binding protein, with translation MKLFRRTVLRSIALASLALVQPAFAREITHAMGTTDVPDSPQRIVVLTNEGTEALLAVGITPVGAVRSWLGDPWYAHIAADMADVTVVGEESAVNLETIAALQPDLIVGNKTRQEKIYDQLSAIAPTVMSERLRGDWKINMALYTDAVSKGDEGKAALDAFDARVHKIAEAAGPALQEEVSLGRFMPSLTRIYYKDTFAGLILGEIGFARPATQDKPEFADAIGKERIPELEGDRLFYYVYETGDGEGNSQAADWTSDPLWLNLDVVKADKAYAVDDAVWNTAGGYLAANLLLDDVERIYELPATR, from the coding sequence ATGAAGCTTTTTCGCCGTACCGTTCTGCGCAGCATCGCGCTGGCCAGCCTGGCTCTGGTCCAGCCCGCCTTTGCTCGCGAAATCACCCACGCCATGGGCACCACCGATGTCCCAGACAGTCCACAGCGCATCGTCGTTCTGACCAATGAGGGCACCGAAGCCCTGTTGGCGGTCGGGATCACACCCGTTGGCGCCGTCCGCTCCTGGTTGGGCGATCCCTGGTACGCCCACATTGCCGCCGACATGGCCGATGTGACCGTCGTAGGTGAAGAATCGGCGGTTAATCTGGAAACCATCGCCGCGCTCCAGCCAGACCTGATCGTGGGCAACAAGACCCGCCAGGAGAAGATCTACGATCAGTTATCCGCCATCGCCCCCACCGTCATGTCAGAACGTCTGCGTGGCGACTGGAAGATCAACATGGCGCTCTACACCGATGCCGTCAGCAAGGGTGACGAGGGCAAGGCTGCCCTCGATGCATTCGACGCACGCGTTCACAAGATTGCAGAAGCGGCGGGTCCCGCGCTCCAAGAAGAAGTCTCGCTCGGCCGCTTCATGCCATCGCTCACCCGCATCTACTACAAGGATACCTTTGCCGGTCTGATCCTTGGAGAAATCGGCTTTGCCCGCCCTGCCACCCAGGACAAGCCCGAGTTCGCCGACGCAATCGGCAAGGAACGCATCCCCGAGCTCGAAGGCGATCGCCTGTTCTACTACGTCTATGAAACCGGCGACGGTGAGGGCAACAGCCAGGCTGCTGATTGGACCAGCGACCCGCTTTGGCTGAACCTGGATGTGGTCAAGGCTGACAAGGCCTATGCCGTTGACGACGCTGTGTGGAACACCGCCGGTGGCTATTTGGCGGCCAATCTGCTGCTCGACGACGTCGAGCGCATCTACGAACTGCCCGCCACCCGCTAG
- a CDS encoding ABC transporter ATP-binding protein, translating into MTDSPAIVIDALSLGYGSASVLDTLSLSIPRGKITVLAGPNGCGKSTLLRAIRRLHKPSDGRILLETTDIAKLGERMLARQIGLLAQSPSAPDDMTVEELVRLGRYPHQSMLQPWSPDDTRAFEAAMAGTGVAHLRHRHLGSLSGGQLQRVWIAMVLAQETEIVCLDEPVNHLDMSHQLDCLDLVRQLNSAFGRTIVLVLHDLNLAARYADQLVFLRDGAVAATGKPEELMTQELIARVFDVDAMIITDPAYGRPLCIPLNTRERVIGA; encoded by the coding sequence ATGACGGATAGCCCGGCCATTGTCATCGACGCCCTGAGCCTGGGCTATGGCAGCGCCAGCGTGCTTGATACGCTCTCGCTGAGTATTCCGCGGGGCAAGATTACCGTGCTGGCCGGCCCCAATGGGTGCGGCAAGTCCACATTGCTGCGCGCGATCCGGCGCCTGCATAAACCCAGCGACGGTCGTATCCTGCTCGAGACGACAGACATCGCCAAGCTTGGCGAGCGCATGCTGGCGCGGCAGATCGGGCTGTTGGCGCAAAGCCCTTCGGCCCCCGACGACATGACAGTCGAAGAACTGGTGCGGCTTGGTCGCTATCCGCACCAATCCATGCTGCAGCCCTGGAGCCCCGATGATACGCGGGCGTTTGAAGCGGCGATGGCGGGCACTGGGGTCGCTCATTTGCGACACCGCCATCTCGGATCGCTCTCGGGCGGGCAGTTGCAGCGTGTGTGGATCGCGATGGTGCTGGCACAGGAAACCGAAATCGTTTGTCTGGATGAGCCAGTGAACCATCTGGACATGTCGCACCAGCTTGATTGTCTCGACCTGGTGCGTCAGCTCAACTCGGCATTCGGGCGCACGATCGTGCTGGTGCTACACGACCTCAATCTGGCCGCGCGCTATGCTGACCAGTTGGTGTTCCTGCGCGACGGTGCCGTCGCGGCCACCGGAAAGCCGGAAGAGCTGATGACCCAGGAACTGATCGCCCGCGTATTCGATGTCGACGCCATGATCATCACCGACCCCGCCTATGGCCGGCCGCTATGCATCCCTCTTAACACGCGCGAACGTGTGATCGGGGCGTGA